One genomic segment of Pseudomonas sp. RU47 includes these proteins:
- a CDS encoding SfnB family sulfur acquisition oxidoreductase, with protein MTFSHHVAVITSDEQALIVASDLAEDFKRDSALRDRERRLPLPELDVFSRSGLWGISVPKEYGGAGVSNVTLAKVIALIAQADGSLGQIPQNHFYALEVLRVNGSHAQKQRLYAEVLAGQRFGNALAELGTKTAHDRVTSLKRDGDGYRINGRKFYSTGAIYAQRIPTSVVDENGVQQLAFVPRDSKGLTVIDDWSGFGQRTTGSGSVVFEDVFVSAEDVLPFQSAFERPTTVGPLAQILHAAIDTGIARAAYEDALHFVRSKTRPWIDSGNDKATEDPLTLKSFGHLSIRLHATEALLERAGEFLDAAQAETNADTVAAASIAVAEARAISTEISLAAGSTLFELAGSQATLIEHGLDRHWRNARVHTLHDPVRWKYHAVGNYYLNDENPPLRGTI; from the coding sequence ATGACTTTTTCCCATCACGTCGCGGTCATCACCAGCGATGAGCAAGCCCTGATCGTCGCCAGCGACCTGGCCGAAGATTTCAAACGCGACAGCGCCCTGCGCGACCGAGAACGTCGCCTGCCGCTGCCGGAACTCGATGTATTTTCCCGCTCCGGTTTGTGGGGCATCAGCGTACCGAAGGAGTACGGCGGCGCTGGCGTGTCCAATGTGACGTTGGCCAAAGTCATCGCCTTGATCGCCCAGGCCGACGGCTCGCTCGGACAGATTCCGCAAAATCATTTTTATGCATTGGAAGTGCTGCGCGTAAACGGCAGCCATGCGCAAAAACAACGGCTGTACGCCGAGGTGCTGGCCGGCCAACGCTTCGGCAATGCCCTGGCAGAACTGGGCACCAAAACGGCTCACGACCGCGTCACCAGCCTTAAGCGCGACGGTGACGGCTATCGCATCAATGGCCGCAAGTTTTACTCGACCGGGGCGATTTACGCCCAGCGCATTCCGACTTCCGTGGTTGATGAAAACGGTGTGCAGCAACTTGCCTTCGTCCCGCGTGACAGCAAAGGCCTGACCGTGATCGACGACTGGAGCGGCTTCGGCCAACGCACCACCGGCAGCGGCTCGGTTGTGTTCGAAGACGTATTCGTCTCGGCTGAAGACGTGCTGCCCTTCCAGAGCGCATTTGAACGTCCGACTACCGTTGGCCCGCTGGCGCAGATCCTTCACGCCGCCATCGACACCGGCATCGCCCGGGCGGCTTACGAGGATGCGCTGCATTTTGTGCGCAGCAAGACGCGCCCGTGGATCGATTCCGGTAACGACAAAGCTACCGAAGATCCGCTGACGTTGAAGAGCTTTGGTCACTTGAGCATTCGCCTGCACGCTACCGAAGCCCTGCTTGAGCGTGCCGGTGAGTTCCTCGATGCCGCACAAGCCGAGACCAACGCCGATACCGTTGCCGCCGCGTCGATTGCCGTTGCCGAAGCACGGGCGATCAGCACTGAAATCTCTTTGGCCGCCGGCAGCACGCTGTTCGAACTGGCCGGCAGCCAGGCGACCCTGATCGAACACGGCCTTGACCGCCACTGGCGCAACGCCCGAGTGCACACCTTGCACGACCCGGTGCGCTGGAAATATCACGCGGTGGGCAACTACTACCTCAACGATGAAAACCCTCCGTTGCGAGGGACGATCTGA
- a CDS encoding SfnB family sulfur acquisition oxidoreductase codes for MSSLADANVQSDLDIAPLLLPAQVLRNDAQAINAAHELAQVARVQAAKRDRQRKLPWSEIEQFTRSGLGSIAIPREYGGPQVSFVTLAEVFAIISAADPALGQIPQNQFGIINLVLGSATEAQKKQLLQSVLEGWRIGNAGPERGTKNTLELKARITADGDDYVINGQKFYSTGALFAHWVAVKALNDDGKQVLAFVRRGTPGLRIVDDWSGFGQRTTASGTILLNNVHVESNLVVDNWKINEVPNTQGAVSQLIQAAIDAGIARGAIDDAIEFVKTRARPWIDAKVDRASDDLYVIADIGKLKIELHAAEALLRKAGKVLDQVHAAPLTAESAARASIAVAEAKVLTTEISLLASEKLFELAGSRATLAEFNLDRHWRNARVHTLHDPVRWKYHAVGAYRLNGTLPARHSWI; via the coding sequence ATGTCCAGTCTGGCAGACGCAAACGTCCAGTCGGATCTGGACATCGCCCCGTTGTTGTTGCCCGCGCAGGTCTTGCGCAACGACGCCCAAGCCATCAATGCCGCCCATGAGCTGGCGCAAGTCGCCCGCGTGCAGGCCGCCAAACGCGACCGTCAGCGCAAGCTGCCGTGGTCGGAAATCGAACAGTTCACCCGCAGCGGATTAGGCAGCATCGCCATCCCGCGCGAATACGGTGGGCCACAAGTTTCGTTCGTCACACTGGCCGAGGTTTTTGCGATTATTTCTGCAGCCGATCCGGCACTGGGACAAATTCCGCAGAACCAGTTCGGCATCATCAATCTGGTGCTCGGCAGCGCCACCGAAGCACAGAAAAAACAGCTGCTCCAGAGCGTTCTGGAAGGCTGGCGCATCGGCAATGCCGGCCCGGAACGCGGCACCAAAAACACCCTGGAACTGAAAGCGCGAATCACCGCCGATGGCGATGATTACGTGATCAACGGCCAGAAGTTCTACTCCACTGGCGCGCTGTTTGCGCATTGGGTTGCGGTGAAAGCGCTCAACGATGACGGCAAGCAGGTATTGGCTTTCGTCCGTCGTGGCACACCGGGTTTGCGCATCGTCGATGACTGGTCAGGCTTCGGTCAGCGCACCACCGCCAGCGGCACGATTCTGCTGAACAACGTGCATGTCGAGTCGAACCTGGTGGTCGACAACTGGAAGATCAACGAAGTCCCGAATACCCAAGGCGCGGTGTCGCAGCTGATTCAAGCCGCGATCGACGCTGGTATCGCCCGTGGCGCCATCGACGACGCCATTGAGTTCGTCAAAACCCGCGCACGGCCGTGGATCGACGCCAAGGTTGATCGCGCCAGCGATGACCTCTATGTGATCGCCGACATCGGCAAGCTGAAAATAGAATTGCACGCCGCTGAAGCGCTGCTGCGCAAGGCCGGCAAAGTGCTCGATCAGGTGCACGCCGCGCCGCTCACCGCCGAATCCGCCGCCCGTGCCTCCATCGCCGTGGCCGAGGCCAAAGTACTGACCACCGAGATTTCTTTGCTCGCCAGCGAGAAGCTTTTCGAACTGGCCGGCAGCCGCGCGACCCTCGCCGAATTCAATCTCGACCGCCATTGGCGTAATGCCCGCGTGCATACGTTGCACGACCCGGTGCGCTGGAAATATCACGCGGTCGGCGCCTATCGCCTCAACGGCACTCTGCCGGCTCGCCATTCCTGGATCTGA
- the tcyN gene encoding L-cystine ABC transporter ATP-binding protein TcyN — MIVVEKLTKQFKGQVVLNGIDLEVKEGEVVAIIGPSGSGKTTFLRCLNFLEQPTSGRIKVGDIEIDTSRPLNQQQSLVRNLRQHVGFVFQNFNLFPHRTALENVIEGPIVVKKMPRDEAIALGKKLMAKVGLAGKEDAYPRRLSGGQQQRVAIARALAMEPEVILFDEPTSALDPELVGEVLATIRGLAEEKRTMVIVTHEMGFARDVANRVVFFDKGVIVEQGEAKALFANPKEERTQQFLSKFLNHA; from the coding sequence ATGATTGTCGTGGAAAAACTGACCAAGCAATTCAAGGGTCAGGTCGTGCTCAACGGCATCGACCTGGAGGTCAAGGAAGGCGAAGTCGTCGCGATCATCGGCCCCAGCGGCTCGGGGAAAACGACGTTCCTGCGCTGCCTGAATTTCCTTGAACAACCCACCAGCGGCCGGATCAAGGTCGGCGATATCGAAATCGATACCAGCCGCCCGCTGAACCAGCAGCAGAGTCTGGTGCGCAACCTGCGCCAGCACGTTGGCTTCGTGTTTCAGAACTTCAACCTGTTCCCCCATCGCACCGCACTGGAAAACGTCATCGAAGGCCCGATCGTGGTCAAGAAGATGCCGCGCGACGAGGCAATTGCGTTGGGCAAAAAGCTGATGGCCAAGGTCGGACTCGCCGGTAAAGAAGACGCTTATCCGCGTCGTCTCTCTGGTGGTCAGCAACAGCGCGTGGCGATTGCCCGGGCGCTGGCGATGGAACCGGAAGTGATTCTGTTCGACGAACCGACTTCGGCCCTCGACCCGGAACTGGTTGGCGAAGTACTGGCGACCATTCGCGGTCTCGCCGAAGAAAAACGCACCATGGTCATCGTTACTCACGAAATGGGCTTTGCTCGCGACGTGGCCAACCGTGTGGTGTTTTTCGACAAAGGCGTGATCGTCGAGCAAGGCGAAGCGAAAGCGTTGTTTGCCAACCCGAAAGAAGAACGCACTCAACAGTTTCTCAGCAAGTTCCTCAATCACGCCTGA
- the tcyL gene encoding cystine ABC transporter permease, with the protein MEVGFQFEAHFPQLSQQIAETSALLLDSAPFLLKGAYYTVVLSLGGMFFGLLLGFGLALMRLSRFKSVSWLARVYVSFFRGTPLLVQLFVIYYGFPQLGIELDPLPAALIGFSLNMAAYACEILRAAIGSIERGQWEAAASIGMTRAQTLRRAILPQAMRTALPPLGNSFISLVKDTALAATIQVPELFRQAQLITARTFEVFTMYLAAALIYWILATVLSHFQNKLEERVNRHDQES; encoded by the coding sequence ATGGAAGTTGGATTTCAATTCGAAGCGCACTTCCCGCAGTTGAGCCAGCAAATCGCCGAGACATCGGCGCTGTTGCTGGACTCCGCACCCTTTCTGCTCAAGGGCGCGTACTACACGGTAGTCCTCAGCCTCGGCGGGATGTTCTTCGGCTTGCTGCTCGGCTTTGGCCTGGCGCTGATGCGCTTGTCGCGCTTCAAATCGGTGAGCTGGCTGGCGCGCGTCTACGTGTCGTTCTTTCGCGGGACGCCGTTGCTGGTGCAGCTGTTCGTGATCTATTACGGCTTCCCGCAACTGGGGATCGAACTGGATCCGCTGCCAGCGGCACTGATCGGCTTCTCGCTGAACATGGCCGCCTACGCCTGTGAAATCCTCCGCGCCGCGATCGGTTCGATCGAACGTGGTCAGTGGGAAGCGGCTGCGAGCATCGGCATGACCCGCGCGCAAACCTTGCGCCGGGCCATCCTGCCGCAAGCGATGCGCACGGCGTTGCCGCCGCTGGGCAACAGCTTCATCTCGCTGGTCAAGGACACGGCGCTGGCCGCCACCATTCAAGTGCCGGAGCTGTTCCGTCAAGCGCAGTTGATTACCGCCCGGACTTTCGAAGTCTTCACCATGTATCTTGCCGCCGCGCTGATCTACTGGATTCTGGCCACGGTGCTCTCGCACTTCCAGAACAAGCTGGAAGAGCGGGTCAATCGGCACGACCAGGAGTCCTGA